The following proteins come from a genomic window of Diprion similis isolate iyDipSimi1 chromosome 8, iyDipSimi1.1, whole genome shotgun sequence:
- the LOC124408783 gene encoding uncharacterized protein LOC124408783: MSAREQRYSSEIMYEAGDDGSLNFDESDSDIKYTSTPLKEVDPVQNKRKISAPSNCDSEESTDVMTSVPRPLPRQRSGQILKKQQVPSTRRSGIEKQPRKRQIRSKRRRTHESRNDDRGNVDEKTTTRRPPSTDGNAESEGRRRVENLQRQREAAAELPIAELLQHAQENRKNKTKYEEPSPMLELTTDTIYVQGRNGFSAVKIRKTNRVEDATEKFLKPIHVAIKMHNLSKCVMMWCQGLLGGIALTQVLLVAKMEADPSLLALINATNYPQIISGIFLFLVTICLLSAMDRIDFGHFDLDEFRMISYRCWLSIVTLLLYLVAICIHLTATDQYKNSTTLDHGKPEIDTNRTVDVEHSMQSKMYTWKYVLCIVAWVCIAFGPTNDMTTTHLETLLEYAK; this comes from the exons ATGTCTGCAAGAGAGCAGAGATACAGTTCAGAAATCATGTATGAAGCCGGTGACGACGGATCACTAAACTTCGATGAGTCGGATTCCGACATCAAATATACCAGCACCCCACTGAAAGAAGTCGATCCAGtacaaaataaacgaaaaatatcGGCCCCTTCTAATTGTGACTCGGAAGAGTCGACGGATGTCATGACCTCCGTGCCGAGACCTTTACCCAGGCAGAGAAGCggccaaattttgaagaaGCAACAGGTTCCCAGCACTCGTAGAAGTGGGATTGAGAAACAGCCCCGGAAAAGACAAATACGGTCGAAGAGGCGAAGAACACATGAAAGCAGGAACGATGATCGCGGGAATGTTGACGAGAAAACGACGACAAGGAGACCTCCTTCCACAGACGGCAATGCGGAGTCAGAAGGCCGCAGGAGAGTGGAAAATCTTCAGAGACAAA GGGAAGCAGCTGCTGAACTACCGATTGCCGAATTACTGCAACATGCGCAGGAAAATCGTAAGAACAAAACAAAGTATGAGGAGCCATCGCCCATGCTGGAGTTGACAACTGACACCATTTACGTTCAGGGGAGAAACGGGTTCAGTGCAgtgaaaattcggaaaactaATAGGGTAGAAGACGccactgaaaaatttttgaagccTATACACGTCGCAATCAAAATGCACAATTTATCCAAATGTGTGATGATGTGGTGCCAGGGACTTCTCGGCGGCATCGCCTTGACTCAGGTCCTCTTG GTAGCAAAAATGGAGGCTGATCCCAGTCTACTTGCGCTAATAAACGCCACCAACTACCCCCAGATAATATCagggatatttttatttctcgtcaCAATATGTCTTCTCTCTGCGATGGACAG AATTGATTTTGGACATTTTGACCTGGACGAATTTCGCATGATTTCTTATCGCTGCTGGTTGTCCATTGTTACACTCCTGCTGTACCTTGTAGCGATCTGTATTCACTTGACAGCGACAGACCaatacaaaaattcaacaactcTTGATCATGGAAAACCCGAAATTGACACG AATCGAACTGTCGATGTTGAACACTCCATGCAAAGTAAAATGTACACTTGGAAATACGTACTCTGCATCGTGGCCTGGGTCTGCATTGCATTTGGGCCGACTAATGACATGACCACAACGCATTTGGAAACTCTACTGGAATATGCCAAGTAA
- the LOC124408805 gene encoding facilitated trehalose transporter Tret1-like isoform X3, with the protein MILAALAAHSGQISVGLSQGFSAVLIPKLLESGFATESEASWVASLGIVSNPIGALVAGVAAELFGRRAVVALATLPHAAGWLFIALAVNVPLLYTGRFVSGLGAGMANGLYLYVSEVAAPEQRGWLASSGPAVVSLGVLIAYSLGALTTWQRAAAISIAPAIVSLALVRLLPETPAWLAAKGRTDDARKSLLWLRGPGLLTEVEHSELCKSNVESQRRTGGSLLKALYKPNVWKPFLTLFFFFALQQLSGIYVILFYAVTVLQDIGVSIDEYAASVAIGGVRLFAAILGAGLARSVGRKQLACVSGLGMAVFAAGVALSMRYAMPSWVPLMCIGGHVGFSMIGYLTLPWVMTSELYLLRFRGPLSGLTTGLAQMMTFAAVKTYPDLRTAIGLEITMWIFSTSGLIGAIFAMTILPETKGRSLNQIENEFTKSTEPEVTTVDVQPGIRNGGLPTFRSVSEDTSHGDPITIQSSAHWRNVFAYDNLGLDVSLDNPKKIKEEHGKVRSVLDSGEPSNRKVSVESGQVNAASSYEHVYV; encoded by the exons ATG ATCCTCGCCGCTCTGGCTGCTCACTCCGGGCAAATATCGGTTGGGCTTTCCCAGGGGTTCAGCGCCGTCCTGATTCCAAAGCTCCTCGAGTCCGGTTTTGCAACCGAGTCCGAAGCCTCCTGGGTCGCCTCTCTCGGCATCGTTTCGAATCCAATCGGCGCCCTGGTCGCTGGCGTCGCGGCGGAGCTCTTCGGTCGTCGCGCCGTCGTTGCCTTGGCGACGCTCCCCCACGCCGCTGGATGGCTCTTCATCGCCCTGGCCGTCAACGTCCCGCTCCTCTATACCGGCCGTTTCGTCAGCGGCCTGGGCGCCGGGATGGCCAACGGGCTCTATCTCTACGTTAGCGAG GTCGCAGCCCCTGAACAACGCGGGTGGCTGGCGAGTTCCGGGCCGGCAGTCGTCTCCCTTGGAGTCTTGATAGCCTACAGTCTCGGTGCCCTGACGACATGGCAAAGAGCTGCCGCCATCAGTATCGCCCCGGCGATTGTGTCGCTTGCTTTGGTGAG ACTCCTTCCGGAAACACCAGCCTGGCTAGCAGCGAAGGGTCGAACGGACGACGCGAGAAAGTCGTTGCTGTGGCTGAGGGGTCCGGGGCTTTTAACGGAAGTGGAGCACAGCGAGCTCTGCAAGTCTAACGTGGAGAGTCAGCGAAGGACAGGAGGCAGCCTCCTCAAGGCACTCTACAAGCCGAACGTGTGGAAACCATTTCTGaccctcttctttttcttcgcccTTCAGCAGCTGTCGGGAATATACGTGATCCTCTTCTACGCAGTCACGGTCCTCCAAGACATCGGCGTGAGCATCGACGAGTACGCGGCGAGCGTTGCGATCGGGGGAGTCCGGCTCTTCGCCGCGATTCTTGGCGCGGGTCTCGCCAGGTCGGTGGGTAGAAAACAGCTCGCCTGCGTTAGCGGTCTGGGAATGGCGGTGTTCGCCGCAGGCGTCGCCCTTTCTATGAGGTACGCCATGCCCTCTTGGGTCCCCCTGATGTGCATCGGGGGCCACGTTGGTTTTTCAATGATTGGCTACCTCACCCTGCCCTGGGTGATGACCTCGGAGCTCTACCTTCTCCGTTTCCGGGGTCCTCTGAGTGGTCTGACGACGGGACTCGCCCAGATGATGACCTTCGCCGCTGTCAAGACGTATCCTGACCTGCGGACAGCGATTGGCCTTGAGATAACCATGTGGATATTCAGCACTTCTGGACTGATCGGGGCGATATTCGCGATGACGATATTGCCCGAAACGAAGGGTCGTAGTCTCAATCAAATCGAGAACGAATTCACCAAGAGTACCGAACCTGAGGTAACCACCGTCGATGTGCAGCCTGGGATAAGAAACGGCGGCCTTCCGACCTTCAGGTCCGTTTCCGAGGACACATCACACGGTGATCCCATCACTATTCAGAGTAGCGCCCACTGGAGGAACGTCTTTGCGTACGATAATCTCGGGCTCGACGTCAGCCTTGATAATCCCAAGAAAATCAAGGAGGAACATGGGAAAGTCCGATCTGTCTTGGACAGTGGTGAGCCCAGTAACCGAAAGGTATCGGTAGAAAGTGGGCAGGTCAACGCAGCTTCCAGCTACGAGCATGTCTATGtgtga
- the LOC124408805 gene encoding facilitated trehalose transporter Tret1-like isoform X1, whose product MIAEAKYWWKIFHINEYKSILAALAAHSGQISVGLSQGFSAVLIPKLLESGFATESEASWVASLGIVSNPIGALVAGVAAELFGRRAVVALATLPHAAGWLFIALAVNVPLLYTGRFVSGLGAGMANGLYLYVSEVAAPEQRGWLASSGPAVVSLGVLIAYSLGALTTWQRAAAISIAPAIVSLALVRLLPETPAWLAAKGRTDDARKSLLWLRGPGLLTEVEHSELCKSNVESQRRTGGSLLKALYKPNVWKPFLTLFFFFALQQLSGIYVILFYAVTVLQDIGVSIDEYAASVAIGGVRLFAAILGAGLARSVGRKQLACVSGLGMAVFAAGVALSMRYAMPSWVPLMCIGGHVGFSMIGYLTLPWVMTSELYLLRFRGPLSGLTTGLAQMMTFAAVKTYPDLRTAIGLEITMWIFSTSGLIGAIFAMTILPETKGRSLNQIENEFTKSTEPEVTTVDVQPGIRNGGLPTFRSVSEDTSHGDPITIQSSAHWRNVFAYDNLGLDVSLDNPKKIKEEHGKVRSVLDSGEPSNRKVSVESGQVNAASSYEHVYV is encoded by the exons ATGATAGCCGAAGCGAAATATTGGTGGAAGATATTTCACATCAATGAATACAAATCT ATCCTCGCCGCTCTGGCTGCTCACTCCGGGCAAATATCGGTTGGGCTTTCCCAGGGGTTCAGCGCCGTCCTGATTCCAAAGCTCCTCGAGTCCGGTTTTGCAACCGAGTCCGAAGCCTCCTGGGTCGCCTCTCTCGGCATCGTTTCGAATCCAATCGGCGCCCTGGTCGCTGGCGTCGCGGCGGAGCTCTTCGGTCGTCGCGCCGTCGTTGCCTTGGCGACGCTCCCCCACGCCGCTGGATGGCTCTTCATCGCCCTGGCCGTCAACGTCCCGCTCCTCTATACCGGCCGTTTCGTCAGCGGCCTGGGCGCCGGGATGGCCAACGGGCTCTATCTCTACGTTAGCGAG GTCGCAGCCCCTGAACAACGCGGGTGGCTGGCGAGTTCCGGGCCGGCAGTCGTCTCCCTTGGAGTCTTGATAGCCTACAGTCTCGGTGCCCTGACGACATGGCAAAGAGCTGCCGCCATCAGTATCGCCCCGGCGATTGTGTCGCTTGCTTTGGTGAG ACTCCTTCCGGAAACACCAGCCTGGCTAGCAGCGAAGGGTCGAACGGACGACGCGAGAAAGTCGTTGCTGTGGCTGAGGGGTCCGGGGCTTTTAACGGAAGTGGAGCACAGCGAGCTCTGCAAGTCTAACGTGGAGAGTCAGCGAAGGACAGGAGGCAGCCTCCTCAAGGCACTCTACAAGCCGAACGTGTGGAAACCATTTCTGaccctcttctttttcttcgcccTTCAGCAGCTGTCGGGAATATACGTGATCCTCTTCTACGCAGTCACGGTCCTCCAAGACATCGGCGTGAGCATCGACGAGTACGCGGCGAGCGTTGCGATCGGGGGAGTCCGGCTCTTCGCCGCGATTCTTGGCGCGGGTCTCGCCAGGTCGGTGGGTAGAAAACAGCTCGCCTGCGTTAGCGGTCTGGGAATGGCGGTGTTCGCCGCAGGCGTCGCCCTTTCTATGAGGTACGCCATGCCCTCTTGGGTCCCCCTGATGTGCATCGGGGGCCACGTTGGTTTTTCAATGATTGGCTACCTCACCCTGCCCTGGGTGATGACCTCGGAGCTCTACCTTCTCCGTTTCCGGGGTCCTCTGAGTGGTCTGACGACGGGACTCGCCCAGATGATGACCTTCGCCGCTGTCAAGACGTATCCTGACCTGCGGACAGCGATTGGCCTTGAGATAACCATGTGGATATTCAGCACTTCTGGACTGATCGGGGCGATATTCGCGATGACGATATTGCCCGAAACGAAGGGTCGTAGTCTCAATCAAATCGAGAACGAATTCACCAAGAGTACCGAACCTGAGGTAACCACCGTCGATGTGCAGCCTGGGATAAGAAACGGCGGCCTTCCGACCTTCAGGTCCGTTTCCGAGGACACATCACACGGTGATCCCATCACTATTCAGAGTAGCGCCCACTGGAGGAACGTCTTTGCGTACGATAATCTCGGGCTCGACGTCAGCCTTGATAATCCCAAGAAAATCAAGGAGGAACATGGGAAAGTCCGATCTGTCTTGGACAGTGGTGAGCCCAGTAACCGAAAGGTATCGGTAGAAAGTGGGCAGGTCAACGCAGCTTCCAGCTACGAGCATGTCTATGtgtga
- the LOC124408805 gene encoding facilitated trehalose transporter Tret1-like isoform X2, which yields MHSPRLLATILAALAAHSGQISVGLSQGFSAVLIPKLLESGFATESEASWVASLGIVSNPIGALVAGVAAELFGRRAVVALATLPHAAGWLFIALAVNVPLLYTGRFVSGLGAGMANGLYLYVSEVAAPEQRGWLASSGPAVVSLGVLIAYSLGALTTWQRAAAISIAPAIVSLALVRLLPETPAWLAAKGRTDDARKSLLWLRGPGLLTEVEHSELCKSNVESQRRTGGSLLKALYKPNVWKPFLTLFFFFALQQLSGIYVILFYAVTVLQDIGVSIDEYAASVAIGGVRLFAAILGAGLARSVGRKQLACVSGLGMAVFAAGVALSMRYAMPSWVPLMCIGGHVGFSMIGYLTLPWVMTSELYLLRFRGPLSGLTTGLAQMMTFAAVKTYPDLRTAIGLEITMWIFSTSGLIGAIFAMTILPETKGRSLNQIENEFTKSTEPEVTTVDVQPGIRNGGLPTFRSVSEDTSHGDPITIQSSAHWRNVFAYDNLGLDVSLDNPKKIKEEHGKVRSVLDSGEPSNRKVSVESGQVNAASSYEHVYV from the exons ATGCACAGTCCACGTCTGTTAGCAACC ATCCTCGCCGCTCTGGCTGCTCACTCCGGGCAAATATCGGTTGGGCTTTCCCAGGGGTTCAGCGCCGTCCTGATTCCAAAGCTCCTCGAGTCCGGTTTTGCAACCGAGTCCGAAGCCTCCTGGGTCGCCTCTCTCGGCATCGTTTCGAATCCAATCGGCGCCCTGGTCGCTGGCGTCGCGGCGGAGCTCTTCGGTCGTCGCGCCGTCGTTGCCTTGGCGACGCTCCCCCACGCCGCTGGATGGCTCTTCATCGCCCTGGCCGTCAACGTCCCGCTCCTCTATACCGGCCGTTTCGTCAGCGGCCTGGGCGCCGGGATGGCCAACGGGCTCTATCTCTACGTTAGCGAG GTCGCAGCCCCTGAACAACGCGGGTGGCTGGCGAGTTCCGGGCCGGCAGTCGTCTCCCTTGGAGTCTTGATAGCCTACAGTCTCGGTGCCCTGACGACATGGCAAAGAGCTGCCGCCATCAGTATCGCCCCGGCGATTGTGTCGCTTGCTTTGGTGAG ACTCCTTCCGGAAACACCAGCCTGGCTAGCAGCGAAGGGTCGAACGGACGACGCGAGAAAGTCGTTGCTGTGGCTGAGGGGTCCGGGGCTTTTAACGGAAGTGGAGCACAGCGAGCTCTGCAAGTCTAACGTGGAGAGTCAGCGAAGGACAGGAGGCAGCCTCCTCAAGGCACTCTACAAGCCGAACGTGTGGAAACCATTTCTGaccctcttctttttcttcgcccTTCAGCAGCTGTCGGGAATATACGTGATCCTCTTCTACGCAGTCACGGTCCTCCAAGACATCGGCGTGAGCATCGACGAGTACGCGGCGAGCGTTGCGATCGGGGGAGTCCGGCTCTTCGCCGCGATTCTTGGCGCGGGTCTCGCCAGGTCGGTGGGTAGAAAACAGCTCGCCTGCGTTAGCGGTCTGGGAATGGCGGTGTTCGCCGCAGGCGTCGCCCTTTCTATGAGGTACGCCATGCCCTCTTGGGTCCCCCTGATGTGCATCGGGGGCCACGTTGGTTTTTCAATGATTGGCTACCTCACCCTGCCCTGGGTGATGACCTCGGAGCTCTACCTTCTCCGTTTCCGGGGTCCTCTGAGTGGTCTGACGACGGGACTCGCCCAGATGATGACCTTCGCCGCTGTCAAGACGTATCCTGACCTGCGGACAGCGATTGGCCTTGAGATAACCATGTGGATATTCAGCACTTCTGGACTGATCGGGGCGATATTCGCGATGACGATATTGCCCGAAACGAAGGGTCGTAGTCTCAATCAAATCGAGAACGAATTCACCAAGAGTACCGAACCTGAGGTAACCACCGTCGATGTGCAGCCTGGGATAAGAAACGGCGGCCTTCCGACCTTCAGGTCCGTTTCCGAGGACACATCACACGGTGATCCCATCACTATTCAGAGTAGCGCCCACTGGAGGAACGTCTTTGCGTACGATAATCTCGGGCTCGACGTCAGCCTTGATAATCCCAAGAAAATCAAGGAGGAACATGGGAAAGTCCGATCTGTCTTGGACAGTGGTGAGCCCAGTAACCGAAAGGTATCGGTAGAAAGTGGGCAGGTCAACGCAGCTTCCAGCTACGAGCATGTCTATGtgtga